One Citrus sinensis cultivar Valencia sweet orange chromosome 5, DVS_A1.0, whole genome shotgun sequence genomic window, TTGTTAAAACTACATGAATTAACTATATAATTAGCTCAATCGCTAAGAATTAGAAGAACATTTACctttggattttaatattatttggaCTCTCTCTGTTACATGTATAGTAAGTACATAAGAATGTGAGATGATTCGAAAACCTCGTGCATGCAAagattaatcatattaaaaataatcttaacAGCTAGcataaacaaataaaccaTATTGCAACGCAATTGTACTTTTGCAtgaacaaatatattattttaataaacacaatgctgtttttttgtttttttgttttttttaaagccaACCCTGGATGTAGTGTAgtccatatatataaaaacaaaacaggTACGTACAAGAGTTGTAGGTAAAAGTGGTTCTGGGATTTTGTACCATATAATAGGGCATGCtgaataaacaaattgaaaaagaagcagTTGGGGGAAGTGCTTGCAAATTCATCTCCTCGTGTAagaaacaaacataaaaaagaagagacaGAAGCAATGTTGCAGGAAAATGAAAACTGGTTTAATAAAGAGAAAGgtatttattcatatatttctTTGAGTATATCACCAGATACTGTTCcttgtattttttcttttttttaacactctTCCCGTGAGGCTTGGTTCTCCAATCTATCATATATAATCATCTTTACGTCCGGACTatctcatctctttttttttttaatgcaaacatgttattaaattgtacAATTTAATAGAGTTATAAGTTATATCGTTTAATAATGTGTCTACATTGACTTTACTAAACCGCATGGCTTAATAACGTGTGCGCATGAAAAAAATGAGGTTGCTCACACTAGAGATAAATAATCATTCTCATGTGCATgcaccctcatttttttttttaatgtttacatGCTATTAAGCTATGCGAtttaatagttattttttaactataaaGCCATGTGATTTAATAGTGTGTCTACACTAACTCTAATAAGCCGCACGGCTTAACAGCATGTCTACgtgaaaaaaattgagggCACACTAAATCAGTACTCTTCTATATGTAAGAGAATGACTATACATGCATATGCTTCAATCTAGGATCTTGAATTTGTTAAAGTTTGGGAAAGCTATTAAACCACATGGTTTAATAATGTAATGATAtctacatatacatatacatatacatatatacatacatacatacatacatacatatatatatatatatatatatatatatatataaactgaTCTAGTGCAGGATCctaaactttattaaagtttggGAAAAGTTACTAATAGTATAATgtcattatattattaaaccatGTTTGTTagtatattaaaatctatttttttgtCTGCTAATGGTATCCTCAATCTGTTAAAATAAAGATGACCTCACCGAAGAATTATATATGTTTGTGTCTGTGTgtgtttagttttttttaagattattataatacatttGTATATAACAATGTAGAGTTTAATATGAGtctaaatacatatatttcatAGTACAGCCTAAAAATTTGTGGagttttattttgagaatatACTCCCACTAGTATTTAGGAAATATATTCTACCCTTATCTAATTTCGGAAAAGCAAACACCCATAGACTCGAAATCATAACCTCAATGGTGAGGCCATGAGTACTATTAGTGTgcttaattattaatcttctgattaaaatttctacaaatatataaactaAATTAGTTATgtaatatttctaaaataacaTCCAAAAGATTTCATCACAAGTGATGACTGAATGCGAGGATTGTTAAGTAATTGATTTCTATTTTCAATGGAATCTCTGTAAGGGTAATGCTTGAAAAGTGTAGTTCTAGTGAATAACCGCTAACTATTATCCCAATATTTTCATTCGTAGTAACATATTTTTCTACTACGTTCGACtatcaaaatgaataaataccACCTCACTTAGAAATCTGAAGGATAATAGTTCAAATCCTAAATAGAAAGTATATCGTTATTCATTATTGAAATCAAATTATGTTTGGATGCCACTGCTTACATAGCTTTTGTATACCACCAGTCAAGCTTCTCTCGAGCAACTACACATAGAATTATAAATGATTGGTGGTTATAAGTGTACAAGAATAGTTAAATTTCAACTatccattattattaataaacacattgcatatattttaatttttaaaagcacaaactaaaaaatattttaggatTCATTTGATATTGAGATGCCGTaattccatatatatatatatatatatatatataagaaaggATTGGACTATTGACATTTCCTCCAATAACATCTTGTAACTCCTATTCTTTATTTACGCCAATacaatatttagaaatattataaatttttataaaacctcaaagacaaaaataaacttaattaaaatctttgatCCCTTTAAACCCCATTACcccattcttcatttttctatGGAATTCTTCAAATCCAATATCAAATGGGGCTTTTTGTTCCTTCTCTCTCTGCCCCTCTCTCTCCTATGATTTCAACACTTCACTCTTTCATTCTTTTGAAGACAAattcattatcattatcatttgtttctaaaattttaactgCATGAAAATTGTTGGATATTATTACACACCCAAAAGTAAGAGTTAAAAGAACGCTCATTTACTCATTGTTTCTATTGTGGATTCTATTGGGCATTTGGGTTTAAATTTCATGTAACTTTTCTAGTCATCCCTTGTTGAAGTAAAACACCTTTTACTCAACTTGatatttgatcaattttttttaataggatATTCAATCAATTTGAGACTGtaccttttaattttatttctgtttGGTGGTttccattttgattttgaatagCATTATTAAGGGTTTTGGGATTTTATAACAATTGGATTTTTCTTAAGCCACTAGACATGTCGTGTTCCAATAAGTTTCTGATAAATTCTTTcataattgaagaaaatacGAATAATAGAAAAATCGTTGGTCAAGGAAGTTGGTTGCGTTTTAAATGTGTGGGTCTGGTTAGATATATTTTCAAGAGATTTTGGGAGGAGTGAAAATATTTCACCTGAATTAAAAATTGCCGCACAACCCAACTGCAGGGAGGTTAGCAGAAACAAACGGGCCTACGATTCAGCCATGCAGGCCTACTTTTAAGAGATTAAGGACGAGCCATTATAGAGCGAACTCACTCACTCATTTGCCATCTAAAttcactaaaataaaataaaataaagtttgaaCTTATTTTCTAGgagaacaaatttaatttgcaaTTCCTTAAGGTGCGTGTGGACCATGTTGCGAAAGGTTGTAGATATACTAATGTTATGTGAAAGAATAATGATTGAGCAATCATCTTATATTGGACAGAATTCAATATACAGGTTATATGCCTATGCTATGAAATGATTGAAAATGCTTAGAACTAAGATATGTACAAAGTACACCTGAGATTTTGAGCTTCTGGGGCAGTTGCTTCAATTCTGATGGATTCAGCTTCTTCTATTAAAGACGGGATGATGGCAATTTCCCATCATATATCATCAATAAGACTTCAGATTGCAGTTGCAGTGCATACTTCTATCAACATATCCGTAAGGTTGCAAAATTATATCTGAGAAAATTAGTCGCCTGCAACAATCAAAGCCAAATTCAGAAACAGATGAAAGAAATTGTGTACTCAAGTCTACTTGTTCTCTTATACAACTTATAAATCGACAGATAGATAATAAAAGTGTCTCGTCACAGCTTTCTCTAAGTAGCCACTCTGTATTTGTATTGTAGACATTTGTACATTAAATAACACAATCGACTTAAAAATGTAGTACGCACCTTCTATGGATTTAAAGAAACCAATTTCAGAAACAATAATGTTAAAGATAAAACCATTAATCGAAGGCAACTAccatttttattacaaatttcaCATTGGGTAGTAAAAAGTTTTCCTACATTAGTacattctattattttattttgttatctcaagaAAACATCAAAGCTAAAATAGTCCATTCATGATCAATATATAGGGAAATGAGAACAGCAACATTCTAGCAGCCAGATCAAACCACAATTTCAATTTGGAAGACGAAAACTTTAGAACCTGCAATGACTGTAGTCAAGCCTAAAATGAACTGGGTTTGCAAAATTTCACAAGCCTAAGTTCATGATCCTAATCTTGTGAGGTTTTATCATGGTCGCTTTCAGTAAAGGAAGTAATTCAGGATTCTTTTGAAACGTGCAGTTCATGCCTTTGTTATGAGACATTTGGCTAGAAAGGAACCACCATATATTTCATAGCAAAAGATAATAAGCTGTTAGCGCTTCGTGAGATAAAGTCTGCCTTTTTTGGCATCTTATTGGGCCTCAATACAAAGGACGTAgatgcttcttttttcttcatcaatCTCAATTTAGGTTGATGTAGACTTGAATTTTTGGTTAGCAAGATTTGTGCAATTGtcgataatttaatttacttttctgGGGATACATAGACTGGGTTTGGCATTTGTTTTATGGACTTTTGATAAGAGAGTTTTTGCTTGGATATATGTGTGAATTTCTGGTCTACCTAGTATCTGTtatcttattaaataatttcagCTTCAGTTTCTTGTcgaataaaaacaaaagaaaaagaagaaagagagagcaaGTCGTAATCCTAATCTTATAAACCATAAGACTAAGAAGTACCTATCGCCAAAGAAGCCAGAACAGGATTGCTATAAAAGTTTGACTAACCCCATGGTTGTGACAAAGACACACTCGGAATTGATGCCTTGAGTCCTTGTTTACCATGTATAGCAGATTTGAGCACATTGTATTGCTCGGTCACAGAATTATAAAAGGCTTGTGTATAAACCTCCTTAGCCTGCCAGAGTAACAAGCAGCACATTAGGAATAATCAAAATGGAGGATGTATTCCAAATGGataattctttgaaaaatgCATGAATAAGAAAACCAGAGGGTCATAAATGGGAATAATTTCGTCATTTCAATGGCATTTTCTTTAGGTAAACTTTTTCCACCTCTTTGCAGCTCAACCTGCAACCTTGTGCCAATCCAGATAGTATCCAACTTGATGATTTCAAGAACAATAATTACCAAACAggaaatagaataataattactCAAAGGGTATCAGCAACTGCAAAAGTGAACGGCCATTCATGAGAGAGACAACAATTGGATCCAGATGTTTACAAACTTAGTgatttaataatcaatttctttttccatgaagaaaaaaaaggaatgaaaatatttaactgTCAGAAAACTCAGATATCCAGACTCCAAAAATTATGCCCTAAAGACTTGAACTTCCTCCAGTATAATCTCCATAAACTCTTCTATTTCTCTCCAACCAGGTAACACACATAATATGTATCACAGAACAGCTCCATAAAAATCTAGCTATCTGACCTACCAAAAGCACAGTTGTTTTCTTCGAGCACTTATAACCTTTTTCAATGTATAGACCAATAaccaataatacaaaaatcatAAAGCAGCAAGATAGTGagaaattaactattttataatatatgccAGTCTCACATATGCATTCATtagaaattttgttgaaaGCATTTTGTACAGTTTTTGGTTACCCATAGGGTTTTTGTTAATCTTGCAGACAACTGGTCCACATCAGCAATGGACACTTCTtgccttatttttatttgattttgagtttttgttaaaaaagaCCAGCTTGATTTTCCCCCATTCGTCTTGACCCTGTCAAACATTGAGGCTTGAGAAACTGCGGGGCTATGGCCTATCTATGCTTATGGGTGTGGTGTATGCATTTCTCCAGGTTAAAAGGAAAATCAGATAAGAAATTCAAAcgatatatattagataattgatatattataccaaaacaaatatatagaTCAAATCCATACAATAAAAAGAGAGATGCATGAACAAAATGTTATAACCCAACCAACCTCTTCAGGATTTTTGCTAGCAGTAATGATATCTGCAAAGCTAATTTCTGGCGCAACTGACAATCCAGCCCCATGGAAGGAGATCACTCTTTTCTCTCCAACTTCTCTTTCTACCTGGAGATATGCGATTGAGTCAAATGAGCAAAAACAACATTAGAAAAGGATTATAAGGCACTGACGTACCTGTGGTGGAGGGGGCATGATGTCATGACATAAGAGTGCCAAGGGATAAATATGCCCTGGAATACCAGAATGCTCTGCAAGCCTTCTCATATTGTCTATTGAAGAAGTGTCAAAGGGTGCCTAACCCCCTTATATCAGTATGAAGAATACAATgtcataaaaggaaaaataagttGCTATCCAGTGCACAAgttttttctgttttgatttttttccacaaaaaaaaaaaaagagaagagaaatgCAGACAAAGAAACTAGTACCTCATTTGATACTAAATAGTATCTACTTTGGTGCTTATGTAAACAAACAGCCAAAAGCAACAGAAAGCAATGCAGTTGTATTGGCTAAAGACAACTGTACTGCAAGCAATATATATCTAAGACAAGACTCagttttattcaatcagaAGCATCTACAGAGAATCTTTTGTTCCACTCAAATGTCAACAGAGACTTAACAGTTTAATTTACCAGTACCTTTTTGTAATTGCTTGTATGAGAAAAGAGAGTTCCTTTTAGAAATTTGGACATCATTTCAATATCAGCAATTAGAGCttgatttaatataaaaagcGAAGCATAAATACTGCATTTATTGTCAACATGGAATGTTTTTTCCACATACagattataaattgaaaataaatgatgTCTCACATAGTcttctttttgaaatttaacagCAACTTTcgtacaattaaaattaatgcttGACTATAACTATTTATTGCATTCTTAGCACAAGTGTTAGAAACTGTATCACAATTCACAGGCATAAATATAGAAGgttcatttaatttacttcAAGGACAAGACTACATTTACCACTTCTCATTTATCTGTATCCCCTAAGAAACCATGTCAAGAACTTTGCAACAAGTAACCAATTAATATCCATTTTGCCCAAAAGCCATATTGGAGAAAAAAGGACACTGTTCTAGTTTCCAATTTCTTAATAGGCAACTTACATCAATATCCTTTGAAGCCTAAGCATTAGTTGTATGTTCTACAGAAAATTTAGCACTCACTTGCATAGCTCATGTTCAAGATTACAATaggaataatgataaaataaaagcttTCGCCCATTTCTAATATCTAATCAAAAGTGACTTGCTAGCCAGGATAAAATGGTAACAACATcagctttaattttttttttgggtttcaaGAAAAACGAGTGTAGATACTTACTGGATACCATTCTCCTGTAACAGGATCTGGACGGTCCCTGCCACCACTTGGTGCAATCCAAATTATTTGTGATCCACCCCTAGCGTCATGTATATTCAGTTAGAAGGTCTCGTGTAAACGATAAAAGACCATGATTCAGAATTTAGCATGTTCAGAGAAATAAACACAAGCATATGAcctaatttaaacaaagaagaTTGACTCTGAAACTCACACATACTGTCAAGAAAACATTGGAACCAAGGCATTCAACCCAATTCTAAGTTATCTGTATATTTATGGCAGATCATTGGACACCAACCTCCAAGGCACAGGACCAAAATAAGCTGGATGGAGGCATGAGGAAAACACTTAAATTTTACAGCAAGAGAATAatcaaacatgaaaggaaTTCTATGCAgtttttttgtgaatttttggACTTCTAGAGAAACCCAGAGGATAACAAAAACATGTAAGGTCATAATTATCCACCTAGAAAACCCTTAGTCACAAACAAATCGTTGCCCACTTATTACAAGTCTTACAAACCTGAACTTCATATGTTTTCAGAGAAAAATAAGAGCAAACAGTTAATTGTTCAAAAAATCTAATTCATGAAAGAGGAAAACATTTTAAGATGATAATACCTACATAAGAAAATCAACCACCACAATGATCAGAGAgacattaaagacaaaaagtaCCTTAAAAGCAAAGCCATTTCCTTCAAACTACGTGTATTTGATTTCCTTTTCATCTCAATTAGCTCAGGGACATCAAGCATGTGCTTTTTCGAGTACACACATATTAGATTcctagaagaaataaaattagaaatttgcACTAAAAAGTAAATCAGCATAACAGCACaaccattttttaatttgtccaTAATGTCCAAAAGTACCTTCCCATGCTGAAGGGCTTGCAGAGAGGATCGGTTATAACTCTGTCCCCTGCTATGTAGGTCTGCCCAGAACAATGTTGAGTTCAGTAATCCAagcattttagaaaataaatgaaggcAATCAACAACAAACTCAGAATAGAGAATGTTGTGTTCACCAGGTTCTCAGCAACATGTGGGTTTGTTGATTCAAGCAATAAAGCAATGATAGCAGGGTCTGCTTCAGTTTGGTGGTTAGAGATCAATACGATATTATGGCCCTGCGATCATCGTACACAAGTATTACTTACATTGTCAAAAAGCTACTACAAAAATGACCAAAAATTACTGGAACatctatattaaaaaaaggtcAAACAATGTTTAGGACAAGAAGAACATCTACTAGTGAACATGCTATCATTAAGTCCTGTATTGTAGAAACACTAGAGAGTTTTCATGTCATCCCAAACGAAAATCAACATCCAAGCTTAGACATTAGATCTATACATTTGCTCCTGGTGCTCACCCTCTATTTGTGATGAATGGTTACACTATGTGTCTGGCTATATCATTCTAAAACTTCCTTGTACCAATcccaactttttattttaggttTTGAACGACTTTAATTACATTAAGATGCTGATCccaagaatttaaaatttaccatCCTAAAGACCTGTCGATAGACCATGGACCtaaggatttaaataaaactaatctACTTTCTAAGCATCCACCACACTAGgaactttatttttagtgtGAGTATGTTTAAAAGGTAAAAACAAGATATAGATAACTGAAGCTTCAAGAACCCAGAAGTTTAATCAGAGTTCGCAATCAACTTTGCACCCGATCTTGTAACGTACATGAACTAAGATATTGACATATAGAAGAGCGCATAAACAATGCGCATCCCACAGCCCGAAGAAAGGTaatttaaaagtcttaaactGTAAAATCCAAATgtatatctaatttttcttataaatccTTTAGACAAATAAGAGATCTTAACAAAATCATTTCTATATGGTAGCCATACTATATCTTGCTTTCTCAAGACTGATTTCATTCCCAACTCTATATCCCTGCCTCATGTGCATGATGTTGCCATTGCAACCATCATTTAAGTAATGAAAAAGGACAAAGCATATGCCACAACAGTCATAATAAGGAAGCAAGCATCTCTAACACACAGCTATATCAAAAAGCTTGACCTTATACTAAATAATCAATactaaaatgatattttttgcAAAAGGAACGAGTATGGAATGGAGATCCCAATAGAGACCTACAGACCTTTGATAAGCTTAGGTGTAGGACCTAGggtttattttagttttttttttccggcCATATATTTATTCTAATGTTATGCTAAGTGTGGATATTAGGGATTTCCTTGTTCAACCTAATATGATTGAGCCTATAAAATGGCCTTTGTACTAGGAGTTTGTCAGACaattgaataatgaaaataacattGTTTATACtcctattttctttataaaccTGATTTCTCCTCTTTCTCTCTATCATCTCTCCATAGCCCACTTAATACTTTCtacttctcttctcttctctctatgttTTCCTACTCCCTGTCCTATCTCACTATGTCTTTGTGCAcaataattcataaatatgGAAGAAAtagattacaaaattaaattcagaATGATGAGTcagcaaagaaaaaaactcaaataacAGAACATAAAAATGGATGCTGAAATTGGGCACCTGGTTAAGTTTCTCTTCCATTTCAAAGAAAAGGGATACATTGCCAACGTATGAACTTCTGCAAAAAGATGATCACAATTAGACAGTGACTGAATGGAACACAGATAGTAAGTTAGATTTATACTTCTGAAATAGGCAGATGCAACTTGGCTTGAGAATAAAACGTGTTCTGTATCAAACTAGGATAATGAACTTATTGTCAAATAGACCTCtaatgaaacaagaaaaaaaaattgaaaaagtatGCTGTTTTGTCTGTATGAAATTTAGAAACACACACTTCACATGCTTTTTCTGCCTACTAGTGCTTCAACAGATGTACTTCTCTTCATACACAAAAGGATCAAAAGAGTATACTTTTAGCAACAGTACATAAAACATATTTACAAACTctaaacttcattttaagggATTCTAACATTTTCAGGCTGATGTCTGTCTTCAGAATTCCTCCCAACTCCTATCACATTCCCCACATCCTTCAAAGTCTGCATCATTACAACTTTTTTAATAccaacattcttgaaattcccCAACAATGCCGAAAAATCCTCTCTAGTTTACCATTCTAGAGAGTCTCATCATCTATGTTCAAGGATCTCTCCTTATCTTTTCATTGAAATGCCCCTCCACTAAAAGAAACAGCATAAGAGAAATTCCTCAGATTAAGTGGGAATTACGGTCATTGATTTCGAGGCTCTTATTCATCCAGTGCATCACACTCTTCCATCtatagatttcttttttttttcaattatattttatgtaataactTTTTACACACGGTATTTACTTTACTGCAGATATCATTTGAAGGTTACAAGTTCAATAGCacatttatagaaaaatttcAATGCAGAGAACAAGCTTAAATGTCCATATGTACAGTTATgtacttattttcttttttttttatattaggaAACAGACAATATTAATTGAGGAAAAAAGAATATGATACCAAAAGTGAATCAGAAGTTCACAAACCAAGAACTTTCCTGCTGTGAAGGATTTCTCTATTTTGAGTATAACCCATAAAAAAGagacaaaataagaaaacaaaattaacatttgACCAAAAGAAACATCGGCAGGAAAAACCAAATAAACAGTTGCCAAtatcatcttttttttccaacattatctatttaattaaCCATTAATGTAGACTTGAACCGCAAAGGATCCTGGACTTATTGAAAGCATAACTCACCAAAGCCTTATTGCAGAATGACAACTCATCTATTGTATGACAAATTCTATAACATTCTTATGTGAGTTCAAAGACGAATTAGAACATCTAGTGTTGACTGTCCTCAGAGATAGCATGAAGTGCAgaattaaaacaacaaaattccATTCCAAAGGCACATCTCAAAATTCTCAGGAAACTTTACAAATTACACGGACATAAGCTACTGAAACATAAGTGTATAAGGATAGCATAGAAGTCATTGGCTAACCTGAAATCAACCAAAGGTCGTATATAATTTTGACCAAACATGTAATAGTCAAAAGGCTCTCTCATTGACTTGTGATAAGATGAGAACGTAAAAGGTTCCTACAAGAGCAttgttatattcataaaagaaGTTCAAATAAACTGACAGTTGAATACAAAATAGTGGCAGAAAGAAAGTGCATTTATGCTAAAACTAAGAATGTTGATACAGCATATGTGTCTAAATTACCTCAATGTCCAGCAATACTCGATCAAATGCAACAGCCATATTTGACAATACAATCTCATCAGCCCTAGAATTTCCACTTTGAAAGACCTGAAACATATCATATGCGagattattttgatgatacaTCACAACATGCCAGAAAAGTATAATTACATCTTGGAAGGAGAAGCAAAACCTAGATAAATGAAGTTGTTCCTCATTGTCATAAAAGTAATCTACAAAGAATCCTATAGTAAATTTTAAGGCCTCTTTTAAGTTTTCAGAAGTTCAAGGTAATTACAGAGCCAGATTATAAGTTCTCCAAAAGGACTGCAGGCTTTaagcaataacaatattttacgAATGACTATTCCATTGAATTTTCATGGTAATAGTTTTCTTCAACACCAAGAATTGATGTTTGCAGCAGAATAAATTTCTAAGCATATAGTATATAGccttatttaaaatttaacactGATGTTCAAATCCTAACCAATTTAATATgcaaacacaaattaaaattcattaacaACTTCTAGCACAACCATTATAGACTATTTAGACGCAGAAAGTTTCAACTAGCTTTAGCCATTATTAAAAGCATAATGGAAAGCTCAGAGTTTTTACCATTGTAAAAATGCTTCCGTTAAAACCAAAAACAGACAACGCCAACAGATTAACTTTCTAGGCAAATGAACAGCCAATAGAGACATTAACATGGAAAACCCTAGAATAGAATTAACACGGTAACTCCACACTTAAAATTCGAATGATGAATTAAACGAAAAAGTCATGATGATGGCTTCTTGAACTTTTAAGGAATGTATATATATGAGGCTAAGCAAACTTATTTAATGGCTTAAATTTTCCACCATGTtctaataaaaagtaatatctTATTTTGTAATAAGAGATAGCATTATTTTGTTAGTCTAAGTCTTATACTTATAGATTTTGAATCATGACAAGTTAATTTCATGGTATTTTCGACATTCCTCGTCTGCCATGAATAGTCAACGGAATTTATAAAAAACCATTGAAGTCACAGGATATTGGaggaatattaattttgaagtttATATCACTTATCAGGCATAAGTTAGTATCAACTGTTACAGTTATGTTCGTCCCCAGTTGTATTTAATAAGTAACTTGGACCCATGAACTCATACAGAAAGCTAATGGCAATAACTCAGAACCACAATGCATAACTGAATAAATAACAGAATGATCTGAAAAATTTCatagagaagaaaatgagGCATATTGacaatacaattaaaaaaataatccaacgtatatataatatatttgacTAAGTACATTAAGCTACGTTCAAGTGTATATATTTACTGCATTTTTATAATTGTGATACAACTCTTCCATCCCATTGGCAAGATTTGATGGCAGCCTTCCTGCTTCAACTTCCCTGCCAATTCCAGACAGAAGATCTGCAGAgaaatattcaaatataaGACCATCAAAATATTAAGCAGCAGAAACACAAAATCTGCAATAAAGAGGAAATAAGAGTATTACTTACTGCagttttgtttatcttttggATAAGTGGACACTATATACCTCTATCTAGCTATGTATGTATGAGTGCACACGCGCACGTGTTAAGTGATCCCATGTCCCATCTGCTCTATTTAAAGCATTactttcataaatttaaattttttaaccctCATACTTTAAATCTTTACACTAAAAGAGCTATAGGTATGAGAAAAATGGCCTCCAATCCTTGTCCAAAACATGTTTCAGGGAAATAATAGCCTAGAAAATCTACCATAATCTTAACCTCTACCTTCTTGCAGGAAAGTAAGGGCAAGCTTGTTTCCAACCTCAGAGAGAaagtgagagagaaagagaaagccATGTTAGTATAAAGACCTTGTTACTGAACATGTAGCACCTTATAATTAGTGCCACGTGATGGAATGCATAATGCATTAAGATTATCAAGTTACAGAAGGTTTCACATTATTACAAAACAACCTTCCATGAAAGAAGATACATTCTTTCTTCAGTAAAATATCACATTGATGTTTGCCAAAACGCAGAATGATTTCAAGAAAACCTTACAACATTGTTTCAAACTCCTTGACATGTCTTCCACATTGTGCCTTCGACTGCAATTTGAAACCACTCCGAAGCGGGGACACAAATAGgcccaaaatttaattattagattacaaCAGGGTCAAGAGTCTAAAAGTAGGCCTTAGTGAATTACATCATACCCCATGATGCATGG contains:
- the LOC102607414 gene encoding glycerol-3-phosphate acyltransferase, chloroplastic isoform X3, with the protein product MEELYHNYKNAVFQSGNSRADEIVLSNMAVAFDRVLLDIEEPFTFSSYHKSMREPFDYYMFGQNYIRPLVDFRSSYVGNVSLFFEMEEKLNQGHNIVLISNHQTEADPAIIALLLESTNPHVAENLTYIAGDRVITDPLCKPFSMGRNLICVYSKKHMLDVPELIEMKRKSNTRSLKEMALLLRGGSQIIWIAPSGGRDRPDPVTGEWYPAPFDTSSIDNMRRLAEHSGIPGHIYPLALLCHDIMPPPPQVEREVGEKRVISFHGAGLSVAPEISFADIITASKNPEEAKEVYTQAFYNSVTEQYNVLKSAIHGKQGLKASIPSVSLSQPWGD
- the LOC102607414 gene encoding glycerol-3-phosphate acyltransferase ATS12, chloroplastic isoform X1, whose amino-acid sequence is MSSLSLTFFATTAPRVLAPSSSSNPKLSPSSYSFSAITARRHSTAVSFRSGARRTSATCPCASFSSFNVRAMAKMVQDRESAVSSSSASDEQNKKMLNIEVNHSRTFLDVRSEQDLLSGIGREVEAGRLPSNLANGMEELYHNYKNAVFQSGNSRADEIVLSNMAVAFDRVLLDIEEPFTFSSYHKSMREPFDYYMFGQNYIRPLVDFRSSYVGNVSLFFEMEEKLNQGHNIVLISNHQTEADPAIIALLLESTNPHVAENLTYIAGDRVITDPLCKPFSMGRNLICVYSKKHMLDVPELIEMKRKSNTRSLKEMALLLRGGSQIIWIAPSGGRDRPDPVTGEWYPAPFDTSSIDNMRRLAEHSGIPGHIYPLALLCHDIMPPPPQVEREVGEKRVISFHGAGLSVAPEISFADIITASKNPEEAKEVYTQAFYNSVTEQYNVLKSAIHGKQGLKASIPSVSLSQPWGD
- the LOC102607414 gene encoding glycerol-3-phosphate acyltransferase ATS12, chloroplastic isoform X2; this translates as MSSLSLTFFATTAPRVLAPSSSSNPKLSPSSYSFSAITARRHSTAVSFRSGARRTSATCPCASFSSFNVRAMAKMVQDRESAVSSSSASDEQNKKMLNIEVNHSRTFLDVRSEQDLLSGIGREVEAGRLPSNLANGMEELYHNYKNAVFQSGNSRADEIVLSNMAVAFDRVLLDIEEPFTFSSYHKSMREPFDYYMFGQNYIRPLVDFRSSYVGNVSLFFEMEEKLNQGHNIVLISNHQTEADPAIIALLLESTNPHVAENLTYIAGDRVITDPLCKPFSMGRNLICVYSKKHMLDVPELIEMKRKSNTRSLKEMALLLRGGSQIIWIAPSGGRDRPDPVTGEWYPAPFDTSSIDNMRRLAEHSGIPGHIYPLALLCHDIMPPPPQVEREVGEKRVISFHGAGLSVAPEISFADIITASKNPEEAKEVYTQAFYNSVTEQYNVLKSAIHGKQGLKASIPSVSLSQPWG